In the genome of Dermacentor silvarum isolate Dsil-2018 chromosome 1, BIME_Dsil_1.4, whole genome shotgun sequence, one region contains:
- the LOC119453619 gene encoding uncharacterized protein LOC119453619, with amino-acid sequence MAVGKLQEFNSNSGSLDVFVERFELYTSANEVAEAKKQHLFLSAIGEEAYVTLRSMLLPKTPSTATYKEVVAALQKYYSPRRSVVSERYHFNQRKQAPQESVADFVVQLKKLAASCDFGSILEQALRDRLLAGLNSEAIRCRLLAMTDTELTWDHVCNIATAMEMAARDALGMVAENSTA; translated from the coding sequence ATGGCAGTCGGCAAGCTACAGGAATTTAATTCCAACAGCGGAAGCTTGGACGTCTTCGTCGAACGCTTCGAACTGTACACCTCGGCTAATGAGGTCGCCGAAGCCAAGAAGCAGCATCTATTCCTGAGCGCCATCGGAGAAGAAGCGTATGTGACGCTCCGAAGCATGCTCCTACCAAAGACGCCCAGCACAGCGACGTACAAGGAAGTCGTGGCGGCGCTGCAGAAGTACTATTCCCCAAGGCGTTCAGTGGTGAGCGAAAGATACCACTTTAATCAAAGGAAGCAAGCACCTCAAGAAAGTGTCGCAGACTTCGTGGTCCAGCTCAAGAAATTGGCAGCCTCATGTGATTTCGGCAGCATCCTGGAACAAGCACTTCGGGACCGCCTGTTAGCCGGTCTGAATTCCGAGGCCATACGTTGCCGGTTGCTGGCGATGACCGACACCGAGCTCACCTGGGACCATGTTTGCAACATCGCTACAGCCATGGAGATGGCAGCGAGAGATGCATTGGGAATGGTTGCGGAAAACAGCACCGCATAG